One genomic region from Vidua macroura isolate BioBank_ID:100142 chromosome 18, ASM2450914v1, whole genome shotgun sequence encodes:
- the SNAP29 gene encoding synaptosomal-associated protein 29: protein MSALPRSYNPFAEDEEEDVAPAGPGGADGADRQRYLQQEVLRRSAATADSTTRSLSLLYESERIGVAASEELVRQGEALRRTEQMVDKMDQDLKTSQRHINSIKSVWGGLVNYFKAKPPESKPEQNGAPEYYGNSRLKEAMMSSKEQESKYQESHPNLRKLDDSDIDFNKADLVSSVQKDAYPKNQQLRAYHQKIDTNLDEMSSGLSRLKSLALGLQTEIEEQDDMLDRLTKKVETLDVNIKNTDRKVRQL, encoded by the exons ATGTCGGCGCTCCCGAGGAGCTACAACCCGTTCGcggaggacgaggaggaggatgtGGCGCCGGCGGGTCCCGGCGGGGCGGACGGCGCGGACCGGCAGCGgtacctgcagcaggaggtgctgcGCCGCTCCGCCGCCACCGCCGACAGCACCACCCGCTCCCTGTCGCTTCTCTACGAGTCCGAGCGCATCGGCGTGGCCGCCTCCGAG GAGCTCGTCCGTCAGGGAGAGGCTCTGAGGCGCACGGAGCAGATGGTGGATAAAATGGACCAGGACTTGAAAACGAGTCAAAGGCACATAAACAGCATCAAGAGTGTTTGGGGGGGCTTGGTAAACTACTTCAAAGCCAAACCACCAGAGAGCAAACCAGAGCAGAATGGAGCCCCTGAATATTATGGTAACAGCAG gtTAAAAGAAGCAATGATGTCTAGTAAAGAACAAGAGTCAAAATACCAGGAAAGCCATCCAAATTTAAGGAAGCTAGATGATTCAG ACATTGACTTCAACAAAGCAGATTTAGTTTCTTCAGTACAAAAGGATGCCTATCCAAAGAACCAACAACTGCGAGCTTACCACCAGAAAATTGATACCAACTTAG ATGAGATGTCTTCTGGGCTAAGTCGCCTGAAAAGCCTTGCTCTTGGCCTGCAGACTGAAATAGAAGAGCAGGATGATATGTTGGATCGGCTCACAAAGAAAGTAGAGACACTGGATGTCAACATTAAAAACACTGATAGGAAAGTCCGACAGCTTTAA